One Elaeis guineensis isolate ETL-2024a chromosome 10, EG11, whole genome shotgun sequence genomic window carries:
- the LOC140852022 gene encoding putative germin-like protein 2-1, producing MACHILFFSLLAWASSHVMASDPSQLQDFCVADLKSPILVNGFVCKPPMHVTADDFFFSGLDMPGNTSNQLGSKVTQVNVNQIAGLNTLGISLARIDYAPYGLNPPHTHPRATEILTVLEGTLYVGFVTSNINNGNLLFTKMLEKGDVFVFPEGLIHFQFNHGSTPAVAIAALSSQNPGVITIANTVFGSNPPISDAVLAKAFQVGQDTIKYLQAQFWMDNN from the exons cttgccTGGGCCTCCTCTCATGTGATGGCCTCCGATCCCAGCCAACTTCAAGACTTCTGCGTTGCCGACCTCAAGTCACCTA TCCTTGTGAATGGTTTTGTGTGCAAGCCACCAATGCACGTGACAGCGGACGACTTCTTCTTCTCCGGCCTTGACATGCCTGGCAACACGTCGAACCAGCTCGGGTCTAAGGTGACACAGGTGAATGTGAACCAAATTGCAGGCCTCAACACCCTCGGCATCTCCTTGGCTCGAATAGACTATGCACCTTATGGTCTCAACCCACCGCACACCCACCCACGGGCCACCGAGATCCTGACCGTGTTGGAAGGCACGCTCTATGTTGGCTTTGTCACATCCAACATCAACAACGGCAACCTTCTCTTCACTAAGATGCTCGAGAAGGGTGATGTCTTTGTGTTTCCTGAAGGTTTAATCCATTTCCAATTCAACCATGGTTCGACACCTGCCGTGGCCATTGCAGCCCTAAGCAGCCAGAACCCCGGTGTGATCACTATAGCCAATACAGTCTTTGGATCAAACCCGCCCATCTCTGATGCAGTTTTGGCCAAGGCCTTCCAAGTGGGCCAGGACACCATCAAGTATCTCCAGGCTCAATTCTGGATGGATAACAACTAA